In Pseudothermotoga hypogea DSM 11164 = NBRC 106472, the following are encoded in one genomic region:
- a CDS encoding M42 family metallopeptidase, giving the protein MYLRDLSVINGTSGDESRVRSFIKQQIQGKVDEVWEDRLGNLIALKKGTKANRKILLAAHMDEVGFMVTNIDEDGTLCFAPVGSVETQVVIGKQVKVNDSIPGVIGFKPIHLQEKDQLLRPPKFEELRIYIGAKSKEEALKIVKIGDYVNFVTEYRENGRRASGKAFDDRVGCSVLMDVIDKQKRYENDVYFAFVVQEEVGLRGSAVVVEQVKPDVAIVIEGTIAGDDPGLEKDRWSTHLGEGPAVTFMHSGYVVNQKVFQAILSVAEKYGIPYQFRRRTQGSTDAGRLVRTGPGTASGVISVPTRYIHSPVCMIDLEDYANTVRLIEKILEEGEVFAR; this is encoded by the coding sequence TTGTATCTGAGAGACTTGTCTGTGATCAATGGGACTTCCGGTGACGAGAGCAGGGTGCGTAGTTTCATAAAACAGCAGATCCAAGGTAAAGTCGATGAGGTCTGGGAAGACAGGCTCGGCAATCTCATCGCTTTGAAGAAAGGTACGAAAGCTAATCGAAAGATTCTCTTGGCCGCGCACATGGACGAAGTAGGGTTCATGGTGACGAACATCGATGAAGATGGTACGCTCTGCTTCGCTCCGGTCGGATCTGTGGAAACTCAGGTGGTGATAGGCAAGCAGGTGAAGGTCAACGATTCGATCCCGGGTGTGATCGGATTCAAACCGATACATCTTCAAGAGAAAGATCAGTTGCTTAGACCACCGAAGTTCGAAGAGCTGAGAATCTACATAGGAGCGAAAAGCAAAGAAGAAGCCCTGAAAATCGTCAAAATAGGTGACTACGTGAACTTCGTTACCGAGTACAGAGAAAACGGTCGCAGGGCGAGTGGCAAGGCGTTCGACGATCGCGTGGGCTGTTCGGTGTTGATGGATGTCATAGACAAGCAGAAGCGCTATGAGAACGACGTTTACTTTGCTTTCGTTGTTCAGGAAGAAGTCGGACTGCGTGGCAGCGCGGTCGTGGTGGAACAGGTGAAGCCAGACGTTGCCATCGTCATCGAAGGCACCATCGCTGGGGATGATCCGGGACTGGAGAAGGATCGCTGGTCAACCCACTTGGGTGAGGGTCCTGCCGTGACCTTCATGCACAGCGGTTACGTGGTCAACCAAAAGGTTTTCCAAGCCATCTTGTCGGTCGCTGAGAAATACGGAATACCTTACCAGTTCAGGAGAAGGACACAGGGTTCCACAGATGCTGGCAGACTGGTCAGAACGGGCCCCGGAACAGCGTCAGGTGTGATCTCAGTTCCAACCCGATACATTCACAGTCCCGTTTGCATGATCGATCTTGAAGATTACGCGAACACGGTTCGTTTGATAGAGAAGATCCTCGAAGAAGGGGAGGTATTCGCAAGATGA
- a CDS encoding M20/M25/M40 family metallo-hydrolase has product MNTKELLMQLSNLDGPSGFETIVLDAIEPMLAKVCDRTWRNKVGTLVGEVKGSGRKKVGIFAHVDEIGLVVAKVEEGNFLRLETVGGVDPKVLLAQRVKVYTKKGTVSGIVGTLPPHLQKEEHRARFPDYDKIFVDVSCDTAADDVRVGDVCVFDVKAMEINGKICGKALDNRAGCASLLLAVESLQRLRHESDVYFIFSSQEEIGGPGAGSIAYELELDEAIVIDVTHANVKQSAFPTIKLGEGPVLSVGPAIDSEFYKRAVETAQRNGVKTQIEPIPGRSGTDTDQVQITRIGVKTLLVSIPLMYMHTPVEVVDPRDVEETARLLALIVAE; this is encoded by the coding sequence TTGAACACGAAGGAGTTGCTCATGCAGTTGTCGAATTTGGACGGACCATCTGGTTTCGAAACAATCGTGCTCGATGCGATAGAGCCCATGCTGGCAAAGGTGTGCGACAGAACTTGGCGCAACAAGGTCGGCACACTCGTGGGCGAGGTGAAAGGTTCAGGCAGAAAGAAGGTTGGAATCTTCGCGCACGTTGATGAGATTGGTCTTGTCGTGGCAAAGGTGGAAGAAGGAAACTTTCTCAGGCTTGAAACTGTCGGCGGTGTCGATCCGAAAGTCTTACTCGCGCAGAGGGTCAAGGTGTACACGAAGAAAGGAACCGTCAGCGGTATCGTGGGCACGCTTCCTCCTCACCTTCAAAAAGAAGAACACAGAGCGCGTTTCCCGGATTACGACAAGATCTTTGTTGATGTCTCGTGCGACACTGCTGCAGACGATGTGCGTGTCGGTGACGTCTGTGTATTTGATGTCAAGGCGATGGAGATAAACGGTAAAATCTGCGGTAAGGCCTTGGACAACAGGGCTGGGTGTGCTTCACTCTTGCTTGCAGTAGAGTCACTTCAAAGGCTGAGGCACGAATCAGACGTGTATTTCATCTTTTCGAGTCAAGAAGAGATCGGTGGCCCGGGAGCTGGTTCAATTGCTTATGAACTTGAACTTGACGAAGCGATCGTTATCGATGTGACCCACGCGAACGTGAAACAGAGTGCATTTCCGACGATCAAACTCGGTGAGGGTCCCGTGCTGTCAGTTGGACCGGCGATCGACTCGGAATTCTATAAACGTGCGGTTGAAACTGCGCAGAGAAACGGAGTGAAAACACAGATTGAACCGATACCGGGCCGTTCCGGTACGGACACAGACCAGGTACAGATTACACGCATCGGTGTTAAAACCTTGCTCGTGTCGATACCACTCATGTACATGCACACGCCCGTCGAGGTGGTCGATCCGAGGGATGTCGAAGAAACGGCAAGGCTCTTGGCATTGATCGTGGCCGAGTGA
- a CDS encoding nucleoside deaminase, producing the protein MEIEVVELCLESLRSGCFPVGSVITNAEGQIISKGRNTIHESEPKGYPVFGNSIAHAELNALVSMKRIPDDLDVSDYVIYTSMEPCVMCFGAIYMSGIKNVVYGMKDGVGGGLNLYGLTQYYSRKKINICQNKKLEKIQAVLVGFLCDKSYVQRAGFWQTYISMYPAEYSIAEQLRESGVYDKIMANELGAAQFIDIVERSTRG; encoded by the coding sequence ATGGAGATCGAAGTAGTTGAGCTTTGTCTTGAGTCATTGAGGTCAGGTTGTTTTCCAGTCGGTTCGGTAATTACAAATGCTGAAGGACAGATAATCTCAAAGGGTAGAAACACCATTCACGAATCAGAGCCTAAAGGTTATCCAGTCTTTGGTAACAGCATTGCTCATGCTGAATTGAATGCACTGGTTTCTATGAAAAGAATCCCAGACGATTTAGACGTCTCTGATTACGTTATTTATACTTCTATGGAACCGTGTGTCATGTGTTTTGGAGCGATCTACATGTCGGGAATAAAGAACGTGGTCTATGGAATGAAAGATGGTGTGGGTGGTGGATTGAATCTGTACGGTTTGACCCAGTACTACAGCAGAAAGAAGATAAACATTTGTCAAAACAAGAAACTCGAAAAGATCCAGGCGGTTCTGGTGGGTTTTCTGTGCGATAAAAGCTATGTGCAACGCGCGGGATTTTGGCAGACTTATATTTCGATGTATCCAGCTGAATATTCCATAGCCGAACAATTAAGAGAAAGTGGTGTCTACGATAAAATCATGGCTAACGAACTCGGCGCAGCTCAATTCATTGATATCGTTGAAAGATCTACTCGTGGGTGA
- the minC gene encoding septum site-determining protein MinC, protein MVDFKMTKDGLVLVIKDYESIQVILDQIVSKLSQMKGFFAAGDKIMLMMERHEMHSHDIPRIVSLLRQHGIDVAQILIGESFQNDLSSLSRMKLLEERETRSGTKVVKKHVRSGQAVVHSGDIVVLGNVHAGAELLAGGSIVVFGNVKGTLRAGLNEGDSAIIAALSMQPTLLQISGYILREVSNYEEPVIVQVKNGKIVVEKAKA, encoded by the coding sequence TTGGTGGACTTCAAGATGACTAAAGATGGGCTCGTGCTGGTGATAAAGGATTACGAGAGCATCCAGGTGATACTTGATCAAATCGTGTCGAAGCTTTCTCAGATGAAGGGATTCTTTGCCGCGGGTGACAAGATCATGCTCATGATGGAAAGGCACGAAATGCACTCACACGACATACCCAGAATCGTTTCACTGTTGAGACAGCACGGGATAGATGTTGCGCAAATTCTTATAGGTGAGTCTTTTCAGAACGATTTGAGTTCCTTGAGCAGGATGAAGTTGCTCGAGGAGCGCGAAACGAGATCTGGCACCAAAGTTGTGAAGAAGCATGTCAGATCGGGTCAGGCCGTGGTTCATTCGGGAGACATCGTGGTTTTGGGTAATGTTCATGCGGGTGCAGAACTGCTTGCAGGTGGTTCCATTGTTGTTTTCGGCAACGTCAAGGGTACGCTTCGAGCCGGTCTGAACGAAGGAGACAGCGCGATCATCGCCGCTTTGAGCATGCAACCGACGTTGCTCCAGATTTCCGGATACATCCTGAGAGAAGTGTCAAACTACGAAGAACCGGTCATAGTTCAGGTGAAAAATGGTAAGATCGTTGTGGAAAAAGCCAAAGCTTGA
- the fliJ gene encoding flagellar export protein FliJ: protein MFRFRLSRLLSLKMSQEEQLKIQLSALRTEMRRIEDSLRKCEEQLKGLQLKTLTLSSRGISGLELSQLLTYKDSIQAELSLLMEKLTQLRQQEDILRNQYLEARKERKILQNLRERRFRTYVFEQDRAHRLYLDELAVRKFAVSKQD, encoded by the coding sequence ATGTTCAGATTCAGACTGTCAAGACTTCTATCGCTGAAAATGTCGCAGGAAGAACAGCTCAAAATACAGCTGAGCGCGCTAAGGACTGAGATGAGACGCATTGAAGACAGTCTGAGAAAATGTGAGGAACAGTTGAAGGGCCTCCAGCTGAAAACCTTGACCCTGTCGTCACGAGGAATAAGTGGCTTAGAACTGTCGCAGCTTTTGACCTACAAAGATTCGATTCAAGCTGAACTCAGTCTTCTAATGGAGAAGTTAACTCAGCTCAGACAACAGGAAGACATCCTGAGGAATCAGTACCTCGAAGCGAGGAAGGAAAGAAAAATACTTCAGAACCTGAGGGAAAGAAGGTTCAGAACGTATGTGTTCGAGCAGGATCGAGCACACAGACTCTACCTTGACGAACTGGCTGTTAGAAAATTTGCCGTCTCAAAGCAAGATTGA
- a CDS encoding Mini-ribonuclease 3 — protein MSSLPIATLAYLGDAVHSFFAKVRSLNNLSVGRIHKKVTSLVSREFQAKCLEQLFPRLSEQELSVVKRAMNSKCAKRYGNDENYRKSTALEALIGYLYLAGDRDRLLEILNFSLMERNDDRLR, from the coding sequence TTGAGTTCCTTACCCATCGCAACGCTTGCCTATTTGGGAGACGCCGTACATTCTTTCTTCGCCAAGGTCAGATCGTTGAACAACCTGAGCGTTGGACGGATACACAAAAAAGTTACCAGTTTGGTTTCGAGGGAGTTCCAAGCTAAATGTCTCGAACAACTCTTTCCTCGACTCAGCGAACAGGAGCTCAGTGTAGTAAAACGTGCCATGAACAGCAAATGTGCAAAAAGATATGGCAACGATGAGAACTACCGTAAAAGTACAGCGCTGGAAGCACTCATAGGTTATCTCTACCTTGCAGGTGATCGCGATCGTCTGCTCGAGATTCTGAATTTCAGTTTGATGGAGCGCAACGATGATCGTCTACGGTAG
- the rlmB gene encoding 23S rRNA (guanosine(2251)-2'-O)-methyltransferase RlmB, which yields MIVYGRNVLEEVLKSHHLVRKVYLRADERNKPSSLVEKLKKANFPFTFVSSRKLAELCGEEKNQGVVIDLEFKYADESEIKGDLVVLLDHINDPHNLGAIARTAVAAGAGAIVIPKDRSVDVTPSAVKVSAGALLRIPVVKVTNLPRTIDNLKEKGYWIYGADMEGTSIYEEDFQPPVGLVFGNEGEGLSRLVKQKCDQLIAIPMYSDIDSLNVSVSAGIIMFEIARKIRRVE from the coding sequence ATGATCGTCTACGGTAGAAACGTCCTTGAGGAAGTTCTAAAATCGCATCATTTGGTGAGGAAAGTCTATCTGAGGGCGGATGAAAGGAATAAGCCTTCTTCGCTCGTTGAGAAGCTCAAGAAAGCGAACTTTCCGTTCACGTTTGTCTCGAGCAGAAAACTTGCCGAACTCTGTGGCGAAGAGAAAAACCAAGGTGTCGTAATCGATCTGGAGTTCAAGTACGCCGATGAATCCGAGATCAAAGGTGATCTCGTAGTTTTGCTCGATCACATAAACGATCCTCATAACCTTGGTGCGATCGCCCGCACTGCTGTGGCAGCGGGAGCAGGTGCAATCGTGATACCCAAGGATCGCTCCGTGGATGTCACACCATCGGCCGTAAAGGTGTCGGCGGGTGCTCTTTTGAGAATCCCTGTGGTGAAGGTAACGAATCTTCCCAGAACCATAGACAATCTGAAGGAAAAGGGCTACTGGATCTACGGTGCCGACATGGAGGGAACGAGCATCTACGAAGAGGATTTTCAACCACCCGTTGGGTTGGTCTTTGGAAATGAAGGTGAGGGCTTGAGCAGACTCGTCAAACAAAAATGCGATCAGCTGATCGCGATACCCATGTATTCAGACATAGACTCACTGAACGTGTCGGTCAGCGCAGGTATCATAATGTTTGAAATAGCGAGAAAGATCAGAAGGGTGGAATGA
- a CDS encoding threonine ammonia-lyase, whose amino-acid sequence MNMLTAKDVEQAYERIHSYVHRTPLLTSRTLNEISNFQVFMKAENFQKSGSFKIRGAMNFLLSMDRQSRDRGVVTGSSGNHGQALALAGKMLGIDVKVVVPQDASPAKVIAIQGYGAKLERFGTSSTERLRRAQEISEQERRVFVPPFDHYWIMAGQGTVGLEILEQLDEVDAILVPCGGCGLIAGISTYVKERRPSVRIYGVEPEQSNSTYLSFKAGQRVELHNIHTIADGLRTASPGELTFPIVQRYVDDILLVSEKEIAQAVVFLLERCKVLVEPSGAVTVAAAMFRKLPSGNGKIVAVLSGGNVDRQKLCEIFAMAES is encoded by the coding sequence ATGAACATGTTGACTGCGAAAGACGTGGAGCAAGCATATGAAAGGATTCACAGTTACGTTCACAGAACACCTCTACTCACATCGAGAACGCTCAACGAAATCTCCAACTTTCAGGTCTTCATGAAGGCGGAGAACTTCCAAAAAAGTGGGTCCTTCAAAATTCGTGGTGCGATGAACTTCCTCTTGTCAATGGACAGGCAATCGCGTGACAGAGGTGTGGTGACTGGTTCTTCTGGAAACCATGGCCAGGCCCTGGCACTCGCCGGAAAAATGCTTGGAATCGACGTGAAAGTTGTGGTTCCGCAAGATGCCTCACCCGCCAAAGTCATAGCGATACAGGGTTACGGCGCGAAACTCGAGAGATTCGGAACGTCGTCGACTGAGAGGTTGCGCCGGGCCCAGGAGATCTCCGAGCAGGAACGAAGAGTCTTTGTTCCTCCGTTTGATCATTATTGGATCATGGCCGGCCAGGGGACCGTCGGACTGGAGATACTTGAGCAACTCGACGAAGTCGATGCCATCTTGGTCCCCTGCGGTGGGTGCGGTTTGATAGCTGGTATCTCGACGTACGTGAAAGAAAGACGTCCTTCCGTGAGGATCTACGGAGTGGAACCTGAACAGAGCAACAGTACTTATCTGTCTTTCAAGGCTGGGCAGAGAGTGGAGCTTCACAACATTCACACGATCGCTGATGGTTTGAGAACAGCCAGCCCGGGCGAATTGACCTTTCCCATCGTCCAGAGGTACGTTGACGACATCCTACTTGTTTCAGAGAAAGAGATTGCTCAGGCCGTAGTGTTTTTGCTCGAGCGCTGCAAAGTGTTGGTTGAACCTTCCGGAGCCGTAACTGTTGCCGCAGCCATGTTTAGAAAGCTGCCCTCGGGAAACGGGAAAATAGTGGCGGTGCTCTCTGGAGGAAACGTCGACAGACAAAAGCTGTGCGAAATTTTCGCGATGGCCGAGTCGTGA
- a CDS encoding ribonuclease H-like YkuK family protein → MKSCVDRFLNNGSFKLFIGSDSDERDGVVTFATVFVVYKLGVGAIYFYTVKRERRYYDIYSRIFEETHLSLEMANFVKQNLHLDSAEIHIDAGYDGPSKQVIPSIVGYVKGMGYSYRLKPWAFAATKVAHRHTK, encoded by the coding sequence GTGAAGTCCTGCGTCGACAGGTTTCTGAACAATGGTTCCTTCAAGCTGTTCATAGGTTCCGACAGCGACGAAAGAGACGGTGTAGTGACATTCGCCACAGTTTTTGTGGTTTACAAACTCGGTGTGGGGGCCATCTATTTTTATACTGTGAAGCGTGAGCGCCGGTACTACGACATATATTCGAGGATCTTTGAGGAAACTCACCTGAGCTTGGAGATGGCAAACTTCGTGAAACAAAACTTACACTTGGACAGTGCTGAGATCCACATAGACGCAGGTTATGATGGTCCCAGCAAGCAGGTCATACCCTCGATAGTAGGTTACGTCAAGGGTATGGGTTACAGTTACAGGCTGAAACCATGGGCTTTTGCGGCCACAAAGGTTGCCCACAGGCACACGAAATGA
- a CDS encoding alkaline phosphatase family protein yields MLLEKIDEGLFKPDYENFSLVNLSNFVLKHFNAQINHAPYPLERFISGVSEGVEKIVFFLIDALGMSSLERILNKDRVFHEYVVLEATSVFPTTTSAAITSLLTASAPIEHGVLGYILYIRQLGTLLNMIELSSPIMGRVTSTLSNRELMFEKTVFEKLLEVGVRSFVLTSKTIRGSGLSNLINVGASIRSYQSFGDMFAKFRDILQESGPSFSFVYWGLLDSIGHKLGVNSEAFESELYWLLRMLSREILPVLPRNTLLIVLGDHGQIFTPWERETWWSWKDEVSTFFSVPPGGEMRMMHIYTNCSKAVIEYLNEKYRDRALVLTKEQAINQGLFGDTGSIAAASIERIGDVVLIAKENYSFYFKYTGKEESLKSKHGSLTLEELLVPLMVFRR; encoded by the coding sequence ATGCTGCTCGAAAAGATTGACGAAGGTTTGTTCAAGCCGGATTACGAAAACTTTTCACTGGTGAACCTGTCAAACTTCGTTCTCAAGCATTTCAACGCTCAAATCAACCATGCACCGTATCCTCTCGAGCGTTTCATCTCCGGGGTGTCCGAGGGCGTCGAAAAAATTGTGTTCTTCCTCATAGACGCTCTGGGCATGTCAAGTTTGGAAAGGATCTTGAACAAGGATCGCGTCTTTCACGAGTACGTTGTGTTAGAAGCCACTTCGGTCTTTCCTACCACGACGTCTGCTGCGATAACTTCTCTTTTGACAGCCTCCGCACCCATCGAACACGGCGTTCTCGGTTACATCCTCTACATAAGACAGCTTGGAACACTACTGAACATGATCGAACTCTCATCACCGATCATGGGTAGGGTCACTTCCACGTTGAGTAACAGGGAACTCATGTTCGAAAAGACCGTGTTCGAGAAACTTTTGGAAGTAGGTGTGAGGAGTTTCGTTCTGACATCGAAGACGATCAGAGGTTCAGGCCTTTCGAATCTCATCAACGTTGGGGCGTCGATCAGATCTTACCAGAGCTTTGGGGACATGTTCGCCAAATTTCGTGATATCCTGCAGGAGAGTGGACCATCCTTCAGCTTCGTCTACTGGGGGCTCCTGGATTCGATCGGTCACAAGCTTGGCGTTAATTCCGAAGCATTCGAGAGTGAGCTTTACTGGTTGCTGAGAATGCTGTCGAGAGAAATACTGCCGGTCCTGCCACGAAACACCCTCTTGATAGTGCTCGGAGACCACGGCCAGATCTTCACGCCCTGGGAGAGAGAAACTTGGTGGTCGTGGAAGGATGAGGTTTCAACGTTCTTTTCTGTTCCACCCGGCGGAGAGATGAGGATGATGCACATCTACACCAATTGTTCAAAAGCAGTGATAGAATATCTAAATGAGAAATACAGAGATAGGGCTCTCGTACTGACGAAGGAACAAGCAATAAACCAGGGACTGTTCGGCGATACCGGTTCGATAGCTGCTGCAAGCATTGAGAGAATCGGAGACGTAGTGCTCATCGCAAAAGAAAATTATTCTTTCTACTTCAAGTACACGGGGAAAGAAGAGAGTTTGAAATCCAAACACGGGAGCCTCACATTGGAAGAACTGTTAGTTCCTTTGATGGTCTTCAGGAGGTGA
- the rd gene encoding rubredoxin translates to MQKYRCIICGYVYDPAEGDPDNDIAPGTPFDDVPEDWVCPVCGAPKEDFEPIEE, encoded by the coding sequence ATGCAGAAGTACAGATGCATCATCTGCGGTTATGTTTACGATCCAGCCGAAGGTGATCCAGACAACGACATCGCACCCGGTACACCGTTCGATGACGTCCCCGAGGACTGGGTTTGCCCCGTATGTGGAGCACCCAAGGAAGATTTTGAGCCTATCGAGGAGTGA
- a CDS encoding biotin transporter BioY — MLERVLERRSLVTNLLVALGFSVLTGVAAQIRIPLFFTPVPITGQTFVVLLTPFLIGSWSVLSQTMYVALGVAGLPWFSGWKAGLSVLLGPTGGYLVGFIVASLFLSKHRTRSYLGTVVSMLFANFLMIHGLGLTQMALWFYAKGSNPDLWKLLSMSLLPFVPGDLVKIFLASSIAVKTLQKE, encoded by the coding sequence ATGCTCGAAAGGGTTCTGGAACGAAGGAGCTTGGTCACAAACCTTTTGGTTGCGCTCGGATTCTCAGTTTTGACGGGTGTGGCAGCACAGATCAGGATACCTCTTTTCTTCACGCCTGTTCCGATCACGGGACAAACCTTCGTGGTTCTTCTGACACCGTTTCTCATAGGATCTTGGTCGGTGCTGAGTCAAACGATGTACGTCGCTTTAGGTGTCGCTGGTCTTCCATGGTTCAGCGGTTGGAAGGCAGGTTTGAGCGTTCTGCTCGGACCCACGGGTGGTTATCTGGTTGGCTTCATCGTTGCTTCACTTTTCCTTTCGAAGCACAGGACCAGGTCTTATCTTGGAACAGTTGTCTCGATGCTCTTTGCCAATTTCCTGATGATACACGGTCTGGGTTTAACACAGATGGCGCTCTGGTTCTATGCGAAGGGCTCTAACCCAGATCTCTGGAAACTGCTTTCGATGTCTCTTCTTCCATTCGTACCGGGAGACTTGGTCAAAATCTTCTTGGCTTCCTCGATCGCTGTGAAGACGCTTCAAAAAGAGTGA
- the purE gene encoding 5-(carboxyamino)imidazole ribonucleotide mutase, whose amino-acid sequence MAILVGSETDLNHARAAAEVLAQFEVPCEVYVLSAHRTPIETIQFARDAERNGFSLIIAMAGKAAHLPGVVAANTILPVIGVPLSASLNGFDALLSVAQMPTGVPVACMAIDGAKNAALFAVSILALNNADLKQKLLLYRESLKKGSGKKDL is encoded by the coding sequence GTGGCAATCTTGGTGGGCAGTGAAACGGATCTGAACCATGCCAGAGCGGCAGCAGAGGTCCTTGCCCAGTTCGAAGTTCCCTGCGAAGTTTACGTTCTTTCGGCCCACAGAACCCCCATTGAAACGATTCAGTTCGCCAGAGACGCAGAAAGGAACGGCTTCTCCTTGATCATAGCCATGGCGGGCAAAGCTGCACATCTTCCTGGAGTAGTCGCAGCGAACACGATCCTCCCAGTCATAGGAGTTCCCCTGAGCGCCTCTTTGAATGGTTTTGATGCGCTGCTCTCCGTTGCCCAGATGCCGACAGGTGTTCCTGTTGCCTGCATGGCGATAGATGGTGCCAAAAACGCTGCGTTGTTCGCAGTGTCCATCCTGGCGTTGAACAATGCTGATCTGAAGCAGAAACTTCTCTTGTACCGTGAGTCGCTAAAAAAAGGTTCAGGCAAGAAAGATCTTTGA
- the purC gene encoding phosphoribosylaminoimidazolesuccinocarboxamide synthase — translation MEKLEMIYEGKAKRVYRTDSEDYLVIEYKDDATAFDGKKRGVIQNKGVLNNKISARFFQLLEQNDIETHFVKLLSDREMLVKAVKIIPIEVIVRNIAAGSLSKRLGLQEGTILKRTVLEFSYKNDELGDPMINHYHALAMELASEDELKQIEQIALKVNEVLKKFLAEKNIVLVDFKLEFGRHHDRILLADEISPDTCRFWDASTKEKLDKDRFRRDLGNVEEAYWEIYRRVCG, via the coding sequence ATGGAAAAGCTCGAAATGATTTATGAAGGGAAGGCCAAAAGGGTTTACAGGACCGACAGCGAGGACTATCTGGTGATCGAGTACAAGGACGATGCAACCGCTTTCGATGGCAAGAAGCGTGGTGTGATACAGAACAAGGGCGTCTTGAACAACAAGATCTCGGCCAGGTTTTTTCAATTGCTGGAGCAAAACGATATTGAAACTCATTTCGTCAAGCTTTTGAGTGACAGAGAGATGCTCGTGAAGGCGGTGAAAATAATACCGATCGAGGTCATCGTTCGAAACATAGCCGCAGGTAGCCTGTCGAAAAGATTGGGACTGCAAGAGGGTACTATTCTGAAAAGAACCGTTCTGGAATTCAGTTACAAGAACGACGAACTCGGCGATCCGATGATCAACCATTACCACGCGTTAGCAATGGAGCTGGCGAGCGAAGACGAGCTGAAACAGATCGAACAGATAGCCCTTAAAGTGAACGAAGTTCTCAAGAAGTTTCTCGCAGAAAAGAACATCGTCTTAGTGGATTTCAAGCTGGAGTTTGGTAGACATCACGATCGAATCCTTTTGGCCGACGAAATTTCCCCGGACACCTGTCGTTTCTGGGATGCTTCCACTAAGGAGAAGCTCGACAAGGACAGGTTCAGAAGGGATCTTGGAAACGTTGAAGAGGCCTACTGGGAAATTTACAGGCGCGTTTGCGGGTGA
- the purS gene encoding phosphoribosylformylglycinamidine synthase subunit PurS: MYRVKVQILPKDGVFDPQGHTVKGALEKLGFNGVKEVRLGKLIEILIDVEDESQLMVQTKAMCEKLLANPIIESYQLLDVEEVP; this comes from the coding sequence ATGTACAGAGTGAAAGTGCAGATACTACCAAAAGACGGTGTGTTCGATCCGCAGGGTCATACGGTCAAGGGAGCCCTGGAGAAACTCGGTTTCAACGGGGTGAAAGAGGTCCGGCTCGGAAAATTGATCGAGATCCTCATCGACGTAGAGGACGAATCGCAACTGATGGTACAAACAAAAGCAATGTGTGAAAAATTACTCGCAAATCCAATCATTGAATCCTACCAACTGCTCGATGTGGAGGAAGTCCCATGA
- the purQ gene encoding phosphoribosylformylglycinamidine synthase I, with amino-acid sequence MKCAVVVFPGSNCDRDAFHVLKNVFGLDCHYIFHEDRFPPDEFDLIVLPGGFSFGDYLRAGAIARFSPVMESVREAASRGRFVLGICNGFQILTESRLLPGALLRNDGLKFVCRDVHIKVVNNRTPFTCLLEDGQVLRIPIAHGEGRYFIPDDQLREDQIVFQYCDEHGNVTEDSNPNGSCFNIAGVINEKGNVLGLMPHPERCCEEILGNTDGRKIFESLLSYFTRRHDHEAN; translated from the coding sequence ATGAAGTGTGCTGTCGTGGTTTTTCCGGGGTCGAATTGCGATAGAGATGCATTTCATGTTCTGAAGAATGTCTTCGGCCTCGACTGTCACTACATCTTTCACGAAGATCGTTTTCCACCTGACGAGTTCGATCTGATAGTCCTTCCCGGGGGCTTTTCCTTCGGAGACTACCTTCGCGCCGGTGCCATCGCACGTTTCTCTCCAGTTATGGAGAGCGTTCGAGAGGCAGCGAGCCGAGGAAGGTTCGTCCTGGGTATATGCAACGGCTTTCAGATACTCACTGAGAGCAGACTTCTACCCGGGGCTCTCCTGAGAAACGATGGGCTGAAGTTCGTGTGCAGGGACGTCCACATAAAGGTTGTGAACAACAGAACACCGTTCACCTGTTTGCTTGAAGACGGTCAGGTACTGCGCATACCCATTGCGCACGGTGAGGGTCGATACTTCATTCCTGATGACCAGCTAAGAGAGGATCAGATAGTTTTTCAGTACTGCGATGAACACGGCAACGTGACAGAGGATTCCAATCCGAACGGTTCTTGCTTTAACATAGCCGGTGTGATCAACGAAAAAGGCAACGTTCTTGGTCTGATGCCTCATCCTGAGAGATGCTGCGAGGAAATCCTTGGGAACACGGACGGTAGGAAAATCTTCGAATCTTTACTCAGTTACTTCACTCGGAGGCACGATCATGAGGCGAATTGA